Proteins from a genomic interval of Sphingobacterium lactis:
- a CDS encoding phosphoglycerate kinase — MKTIDDLNFSGKKALIRVDFNVPLDDNFKITDDNRIQGALPTIKKILKDGGSVILMSHLGRPKEGPTDKYSLKHIVSYLSEVLGVEVQFADDCIGQEAIDKAKALQPGQVLLLENLRFYKEEEKGDRDFAKKLADLGDVYVNDAFGTAHRAHASTAVIAEFFPNDKYFGYLMAKEIENAEKVMNKPERPFTAIMGGAKVSDKLELIEALLDKVDNLIIGGGMAYTFVKARGGEIGKSLVELDKLDLANELVKKADEKGVNLVLPTDAQIADRFANDAEVYDGPNDEIPADMQGLDIGPESSSHFKDVIMASNTLLWNGPMGVFEMDTFAKGTKAVADAVVAATERGAFSLIGGGDSAAAVSKFGMTEHVSYVSTGGGALLEYMEGKTLPGVKAILD, encoded by the coding sequence ATGAAAACTATCGACGATTTGAATTTCTCAGGAAAAAAAGCATTAATCAGAGTTGATTTCAATGTCCCTCTTGATGACAACTTTAAAATTACTGACGACAACCGTATTCAAGGTGCATTGCCGACCATTAAAAAGATTTTAAAGGATGGTGGATCAGTGATTTTAATGTCACATTTGGGCAGACCGAAGGAAGGACCTACGGATAAATATTCCCTAAAGCATATCGTAAGCTACCTATCTGAAGTCTTGGGTGTAGAGGTGCAATTCGCTGATGACTGTATCGGTCAGGAGGCCATTGACAAGGCCAAGGCTTTGCAACCGGGGCAGGTATTGCTGTTGGAGAACCTACGTTTCTATAAAGAAGAGGAAAAAGGAGACCGTGATTTCGCTAAGAAATTGGCGGATCTGGGTGATGTGTATGTCAATGATGCCTTTGGTACGGCACACCGTGCACATGCTTCTACAGCGGTTATTGCGGAATTCTTTCCGAATGACAAATATTTCGGCTACTTGATGGCGAAGGAAATCGAGAACGCAGAGAAGGTGATGAACAAGCCTGAGCGTCCGTTTACTGCCATTATGGGTGGGGCGAAAGTGTCCGACAAATTGGAGCTTATCGAAGCCCTATTGGATAAGGTAGATAACCTGATAATCGGCGGAGGTATGGCTTATACGTTCGTGAAAGCGCGTGGCGGAGAGATCGGAAAATCCCTAGTGGAGCTTGATAAATTGGATCTGGCGAATGAATTGGTGAAAAAGGCTGACGAAAAAGGCGTGAACCTGGTATTGCCTACCGATGCACAGATTGCAGATCGCTTTGCTAATGATGCGGAGGTTTATGATGGTCCGAATGACGAAATCCCTGCGGATATGCAAGGTTTGGATATCGGTCCTGAATCATCCAGTCACTTCAAGGACGTGATTATGGCATCCAATACCCTTTTGTGGAATGGCCCTATGGGTGTATTTGAGATGGATACCTTTGCAAAGGGAACGAAAGCTGTTGCTGATGCGGTTGTGGCTGCTACGGAACGTGGCGCATTTTCGCTGATCGGTGGGGGAGACTCCGCGGCTGCAGTATCCAAATTCGGAATGACAGAGCATGTCAGCTATGTCAGTACAGGAGGTGGTGCCCTTTTGGAATATATGGAAGGTAAGACCCTACCAGGTGTGAAAGCAATCTTGGACTAA
- the folK gene encoding 2-amino-4-hydroxy-6-hydroxymethyldihydropteridine diphosphokinase yields MNTAYLLLGANIGNPVQQLQDARAEITDRIGPIIQASSLYESEAWGVEDQPIFLNQVIQVETEHTVQRVLQDIMKIEILLGRIRGQRWGSRIIDIDILYFNSEIVHEEDLQVPHPYIQERNFTLIPLVEIAADYIHPIFKKSNTELLQESTDPLNVKILQP; encoded by the coding sequence ATGAATACAGCTTACCTATTATTAGGAGCAAACATTGGAAATCCGGTACAGCAGTTACAGGATGCCCGGGCAGAAATTACAGACCGAATCGGTCCTATCATACAGGCTTCGAGCCTCTATGAATCGGAAGCCTGGGGTGTGGAAGATCAGCCTATTTTTCTCAACCAGGTGATCCAAGTGGAAACCGAACATACCGTACAGCGGGTGCTACAGGATATCATGAAGATCGAAATCTTGTTGGGAAGGATCAGGGGGCAACGTTGGGGATCGCGGATAATCGACATCGATATCCTGTATTTTAATTCGGAAATCGTTCATGAGGAAGATCTGCAGGTGCCACATCCCTACATTCAGGAACGCAATTTCACCCTGATTCCCTTAGTGGAAATCGCTGCGGACTACATCCATCCAATTTTTAAGAAAAGTAACACTGAACTATTGCAGGAATCGACAGATCCCCTAAACGTAAAAATCCTACAACCATGA
- the mgtE gene encoding magnesium transporter — protein MEELAMLVAHVEQLIERGDQTELADYLNELNISDVEELIDELPEYGPLFLETLSLKRAVNVFRILDFPTQERIFKKLPANLIRELLNEMPPDDRTSFFSELTGDVVKRLIILLTPEERKEALSLLGYPEDSVGRLMTPDYITVKEHWTMPRVLDHIRRYGSASETIDVLYVIDADGKLIDDVRIKDIVIADPEAVVSDLIDNRLISLRANDPQEEAVNIFRMNNRVALPVVDEQDIMLGIVTIDDILWVANEEYTEDMQRFGGTEALDEPYLDVSIFHLVKKRAGWLIVLFLGQLLTFNVLQHYEARLTTILVLLMPVIMSSGGNSGSQASTLIIQAMAMGEVTLRDWWLVMRREFLSGTLLGIILGLLGFFRIGAEEAIQSTYGADWPLYGLAIGCSLVGVVLWGSLVGSMLPFILRRFGADPASSSAPFVSTLVDVTGLVIYFSFATYILQDIMY, from the coding sequence ATGGAAGAATTAGCAATGCTTGTTGCTCATGTAGAGCAGTTGATTGAACGTGGTGATCAGACCGAGCTTGCGGATTATTTGAACGAACTGAATATTTCGGATGTCGAGGAATTGATCGATGAGTTACCCGAATACGGTCCTCTATTTTTAGAAACCTTAAGTCTCAAAAGAGCGGTTAATGTTTTCCGTATTTTGGACTTCCCCACCCAAGAAAGAATCTTCAAAAAATTACCGGCGAATTTAATCCGAGAGCTCTTGAATGAGATGCCTCCGGATGACCGTACCTCCTTCTTCTCGGAGCTGACTGGTGATGTCGTAAAAAGGCTCATTATTCTCCTGACTCCGGAGGAGCGGAAAGAGGCACTTTCGCTGTTGGGCTATCCCGAAGATTCGGTCGGTCGTCTGATGACGCCCGACTACATCACCGTGAAAGAACACTGGACGATGCCAAGGGTGTTGGATCACATCCGTCGCTATGGTTCGGCATCCGAGACGATCGATGTGCTCTATGTTATCGATGCCGATGGTAAGCTGATCGATGACGTTCGGATCAAGGACATCGTGATCGCGGATCCGGAGGCCGTGGTCTCCGACCTGATCGACAACCGGCTGATCTCTCTCCGCGCCAACGACCCGCAGGAGGAAGCGGTGAACATCTTCCGGATGAACAACCGTGTCGCGCTCCCGGTGGTGGACGAACAGGACATCATGTTGGGGATCGTGACGATCGATGATATCCTCTGGGTAGCCAACGAAGAGTATACCGAAGACATGCAGCGCTTCGGGGGTACAGAGGCCTTGGATGAGCCGTACCTGGATGTGTCGATTTTCCACCTCGTGAAAAAACGCGCCGGTTGGTTGATCGTCCTTTTCCTCGGACAGCTCTTGACCTTCAACGTGCTCCAACATTACGAAGCTCGCCTAACGACCATCCTTGTCCTGCTCATGCCGGTCATCATGTCCAGCGGGGGTAACTCCGGTTCGCAGGCATCGACCCTGATCATCCAGGCCATGGCCATGGGTGAGGTGACCCTGCGCGATTGGTGGTTGGTCATGCGACGTGAGTTTCTTTCCGGAACCTTGCTCGGAATTATCCTCGGGCTTCTTGGGTTCTTCCGGATCGGAGCTGAGGAAGCGATCCAATCGACCTACGGTGCCGACTGGCCGCTGTACGGTCTGGCGATCGGCTGCTCCCTGGTGGGAGTCGTGCTCTGGGGATCCTTGGTCGGCTCCATGCTGCCCTTCATCCTTCGGCGCTTCGGTGCGGACCCGGCAAGTTCATCTGCACCATTCGTATCCACATTGGTGGACGTAACAGGCTTAGTAATTTACTTCAGCTTCGCAACCTACATCCTCCAGGATATCATGTACTAA
- a CDS encoding Hpt domain-containing protein gives MSTYQIINPTTMLASMMGNIDVVKQMIPMYLGQGQDDFQALVDAVHKEDLAEIKAKAHHIKPTMEYLGATALRLKFQELENLSQEGADLATIRTLFSEIEEDFGLAMQELTSYQATLV, from the coding sequence ATGAGCACATACCAGATAATCAACCCGACCACGATGTTAGCGAGCATGATGGGCAACATTGATGTGGTCAAACAAATGATCCCGATGTACCTGGGTCAGGGACAGGACGATTTTCAGGCATTGGTTGATGCCGTTCACAAGGAAGATTTAGCCGAAATTAAGGCCAAGGCACACCATATTAAACCGACGATGGAATATTTAGGGGCCACTGCGCTACGTCTGAAATTCCAAGAACTGGAAAATTTGAGCCAAGAAGGGGCAGATTTAGCCACCATACGGACTTTATTTAGCGAGATTGAAGAGGATTTCGGACTGGCGATGCAGGAATTGACATCCTATCAGGCAACCTTGGTCTGA
- the sppA gene encoding signal peptide peptidase SppA → MRSFFKYVLATITGIIISTVLLFIIFIGIISMMVSSVGSSTEAVVPTNAVLFIDLNHEITEKSEPNPFENMELPGFVSTKSIGLNDIVSRIKAAKTDGNIKGIYLNVAGAGTGFATLKAIREALVDFKTSDKFIIAYSDGMTQKGYYLNAVADEIYLHPQGSLDFRGLASSVMFFKEALDKVGVEMQVLKVGTYKSAVEPFIMNSMSDANREQVNSYLGSIYGTFLQDISTSRKIAADSLRSIANGYLIREASDAKKYGFVNDLLYKDQVIAKIKAKLGLDDKKDIPTVALLDYKKSADKGEAGGDRVAVLYAYGDIVDGEGVEGQIGGDKLSRELRELRRDDKVKAIVLRVNSPGGSALASESIWREVDLTKKTKPIVVSMGDYAASGGYYISAAADSIFADPTTLTGSIGVFGLVPSFQKLFNTNLGIHFEAVKTAKFADMDVDMDRPLTEEEKTIIQGGVNKIYQVFMKRVADGRKISIAEVDSIGQGRVWTGEQAVKLKLVDRVATLDQAIAAAAKKAKLENYRVSEYPREKDPFATIWSTSKDKIKMWMLEDELGDYVKYLAEVKKITQMSGVQARIPYLVEIY, encoded by the coding sequence ATGAGATCATTTTTTAAATATGTATTGGCAACCATCACCGGGATCATTATCTCGACGGTTTTGCTGTTTATCATTTTTATCGGGATCATCAGCATGATGGTGAGTTCCGTAGGGAGCAGTACAGAAGCTGTTGTCCCGACAAATGCAGTCCTATTTATAGACCTGAACCACGAAATAACGGAAAAATCAGAGCCCAACCCATTTGAAAACATGGAGCTACCGGGGTTTGTGAGCACCAAAAGTATCGGTCTGAACGATATTGTTTCGAGGATCAAGGCCGCCAAGACGGATGGCAATATCAAGGGGATTTACCTGAATGTCGCCGGCGCAGGAACAGGCTTCGCTACGCTGAAGGCAATTCGTGAAGCCTTGGTGGACTTCAAGACTTCCGATAAATTTATCATTGCCTATAGCGATGGAATGACCCAAAAGGGATATTACCTGAATGCTGTGGCGGACGAGATTTACCTGCATCCGCAGGGATCACTGGACTTCCGTGGCCTAGCAAGTTCGGTCATGTTCTTCAAGGAAGCATTGGATAAGGTAGGTGTAGAAATGCAGGTGCTGAAGGTTGGTACCTACAAGAGTGCCGTAGAGCCGTTTATCATGAATTCCATGAGTGATGCGAACCGCGAACAGGTAAACTCCTATTTAGGGAGTATTTATGGAACGTTCCTACAGGATATCTCCACTTCCCGCAAGATTGCCGCGGACAGCCTGCGGTCTATCGCCAATGGATATCTGATCCGTGAAGCTTCCGATGCTAAGAAATACGGTTTTGTAAACGACCTATTATATAAGGACCAGGTGATTGCCAAGATCAAGGCGAAATTGGGCTTGGATGATAAGAAAGATATTCCGACGGTTGCCCTGTTGGATTACAAGAAATCTGCAGATAAGGGCGAGGCCGGTGGAGATCGCGTTGCGGTTTTGTATGCTTATGGTGATATCGTGGATGGAGAAGGTGTTGAGGGGCAGATTGGCGGCGATAAACTATCGCGCGAATTGCGGGAGTTGCGGAGAGATGATAAGGTGAAGGCCATCGTCCTGCGCGTAAACTCACCGGGTGGGTCCGCTTTGGCGTCGGAATCCATCTGGCGGGAGGTCGATCTGACCAAGAAAACCAAGCCAATCGTTGTTTCAATGGGTGACTATGCGGCTTCCGGGGGCTATTACATCTCCGCCGCAGCGGATTCAATTTTCGCCGATCCGACCACCCTAACGGGATCCATCGGCGTTTTCGGTTTGGTGCCAAGCTTCCAGAAACTGTTCAATACCAATCTGGGGATACATTTCGAAGCGGTAAAGACTGCGAAATTCGCGGATATGGATGTCGATATGGACCGTCCACTGACCGAAGAGGAAAAGACCATTATCCAAGGTGGGGTCAACAAGATCTATCAGGTGTTCATGAAGCGCGTGGCCGACGGACGTAAGATTTCCATTGCCGAAGTGGACAGTATCGGGCAGGGACGTGTTTGGACCGGTGAGCAGGCCGTAAAACTGAAGCTTGTGGACCGTGTCGCAACATTGGACCAAGCTATTGCAGCTGCTGCAAAGAAAGCCAAACTGGAAAACTACCGCGTGTCGGAATACCCAAGGGAAAAGGATCCTTTTGCCACAATTTGGTCAACTTCCAAGGATAAGATCAAAATGTGGATGTTGGAAGATGAACTCGGTGATTATGTAAAATACCTAGCAGAAGTGAAGAAAATAACCCAAATGTCTGGGGTACAGGCGAGGATTCCTTACCTCGTAGAAATATATTAA
- the pssA gene encoding CDP-diacylglycerol--serine O-phosphatidyltransferase, producing the protein MKKYIPNTITSLNLFSGCIGTVMVLNQEFTMAFYCVLASGIFDFFDGMSARALHVKSLIGKELDSLADVVSFGFLPGAILFMMLKETTAHPYLPYLGFIITVFSALRLAKFNIDTRQTTDFIGVNTPMNTFVIISLPFIAQDYPAIYSTWLLLAIALVSSLLLVSEIKLFSMKLSSLSWQVNRFKYLFLIVSVVLLFLLKFMALPIILILYIVFSKIHFANEVTDQTKVA; encoded by the coding sequence ATGAAGAAATATATCCCAAATACCATTACCTCCTTGAACCTGTTCAGTGGATGCATCGGTACCGTAATGGTGCTGAATCAGGAATTTACCATGGCATTCTATTGTGTACTGGCTTCGGGTATATTTGATTTCTTCGATGGTATGTCCGCCCGTGCACTGCACGTGAAATCCCTCATCGGTAAGGAATTGGACTCCCTGGCCGATGTTGTTAGCTTTGGATTTCTTCCCGGTGCGATCCTGTTCATGATGCTCAAGGAAACTACGGCACACCCTTATTTGCCGTACCTCGGGTTTATCATCACCGTTTTTTCAGCATTGCGCCTCGCCAAGTTCAATATCGATACCCGGCAGACCACCGATTTTATCGGTGTGAATACCCCAATGAATACTTTCGTGATTATATCGCTACCGTTTATAGCTCAGGATTATCCTGCCATCTATTCCACTTGGTTGCTGTTGGCGATTGCGCTAGTGAGTAGTCTATTGTTGGTGTCGGAGATTAAATTGTTCTCCATGAAGTTGAGTAGCCTGAGCTGGCAGGTCAATAGATTCAAATACCTCTTTCTGATCGTCAGTGTGGTCCTGCTTTTCTTGCTGAAATTTATGGCCCTGCCGATTATTTTGATCCTTTATATTGTCTTTTCCAAGATTCACTTTGCCAATGAAGTGACAGATCAGACCAAGGTTGCCTGA